One Pygocentrus nattereri isolate fPygNat1 chromosome 23, fPygNat1.pri, whole genome shotgun sequence genomic window carries:
- the upk3b gene encoding uroplakin-3b, producing MEAYIVLCFISMLSVGIQAQSTVNCTPVVTPDLAARITTNSVILNPPSCCFGSLTGLNCTSDKCEVWLVAAVDTGVNNFNTDKTSTDFLSKSPYPSAFSNSNPKNYFLTKAGLQNDFPCPSSSTASYFRVGADGNCITTSCNGVLPQGSTASFKYLLVDPASKTLLAETKWSDNITLYTSKDPGSISDSFAGRSGAMVVITAILSVAMALLLLLLIIAVALCCCGGEGKEQRPASQRLGSVMGSFRIPRYDTHHLKDPAPYDNPAYERERKYTTADTLPKSSATTAVNPASQDDIKMQKM from the exons GATCCAAGCACAAA GCACAGTTAACTGCACTCCAGTTGTCACACCGGACTTGGCGGCGAGAATCACCACCAACTCTGTGATCCTTAATCCGCCAAGTTGTTGCTTTGGTAGCCTTACAGGTTTGAATTGTACCTCAGACAAATGCGAAGTGTGGTTGGTGGCTGCAGTGGACACAG GAGTCAACAATTTCAACACGGACAAAACCAGCACTGATTTTCTCAGCAAGTCCCCGTACCCGTCAGCTTTCAGCAACAGCAACCCTAAGAATTACTTTCTGACCAAAGCTGGTCTTCAGAACGATTTTCCCTGCCCCTCCTCCTCTACTGCCAGCTACTTTAGAGTCGGAGCGGATGGCAATTGCATTACCACCAGCTGCAATGGAGTATTACCTCAGGGGTCAACTGCAAG TTTCAAGTATCTTCTTGTTGATCCAGCTAGCAAGACGCTTCTTGCAGAGACAAAGTGGTCTGACAACATTACTCTCTACACCT CAAAAGACCCTGGCAGTATCAGTGACAGTTTTGCTGGGCGGTCCGGTGCCATGGTTGTCATCACAGCGATTCTAAGTGTTGCTATGGCTCTGCTCTTGCTATTGCTCATCATCGCCGTAGCACTGTGCTG TTGTGGCGGTGAAGGCAAAGAACAGAGACCTGCTTCACAAAGACTTGGTTCAGTGATGGGATCGTTCCGCATCCCCCGCTACGACACACACCACCTGAAAGACCCCGCCCCGTACGACAACCCCGCctatgagagagaaaggaagtaTACCACGGCCGACACCTTGCCGAAGTCTTCAGCCACCACTGCTGTTAATCCTGCTTCTCAGGATGACATCAAGATGCAGAAAATGTGA